GCAGTGGGCGAGAAGGACGTCGTCGATTATCTCGACTCCGTCGCGAGCATATGGGGCTTTGACGTCGCCTCCAGCGCCGGCATCGTCACGAATCCCAATATCACGCCCGGACAGGCGCGGGCAAACGACCAAATACTCGACGATGCTGCACGGGAGTTCTACCGTGCCCTGGCGGAGGGACGGGAGCGGCGGCCCGGGCTCCGGAGCGTCATCATCTTCCACGCCCAGCGGGCGTCGTTTGACGAGCTCGCCGACTCCGCCCCGACCGACCACGCCTACTGGAAGGAGCAGGGCTGGCTCGATGCGGGCGCCCGCTACTACACGGACGCCCCGGTCAACCCGCTCTATGACGTCATAGGGAGGATCGTGGAGCGGGTGCTCCGGCGGAGGATCCGGAGGGACCTGGCCGCGATGCGCTGATCGGCTCCTCACGCAGGGGACTGATGGAAAAATCGCCAGCCGGATCCATCTTTTGACGAATAGCCGCAGCCGCTGCCCCCCCGTTCCCCGGCAGGCGGCGACCCGTGGAGAGCCTCCCACGATCCCCCTGCAGCCTGACGGGCATACCGGACCGTCCTGTTTTTATTATAAAATTTTGAGAATAAATCACCGTAAAGGATATATATTTATACCGCCATTCACGCATTCACCGGCTACCCTATGACCGGGCCTTAATCGCAATTCGCAGTTCGCCTGTCGGGCGCTCCGGCGAGTGACTGCTTTAGCCAGCCCGTTTGTGCTTACCGTGAGGTATGTACCGCGGTCCTGCAGGCGAACTGCGATTCATTCAAGGGGGAAACGAATGACAAAACACACACACCTGGCACTCCTGTGCGCAGTCATCGTCCTCGGACTGCTGATACCGCCGGCCCTCGCGGTAGGTACCGCTCCGGGAACGCCGCGGGAATACGTCCTTCCCGGCGGGCAGGAGCATCCGAGCATCGACGGCGATATGGTCGTCTTTGAGCGCAGTCTGCTCAATGGACCAAAAGACATCTACTGTATGAGCACATCGGGCACCGGCTTGCGCCCGATCACGAACGACAACGTACCGCAGGAGCGGCCGTCCATCTCGGGCGACTACGTCGTCTGGCAGGAGAACCGGAACGGGAACTGGGACATCTACCTCTACTCGTTCTCGAAGGACGAGACCCTCCAGCTCACCGATAGTCCGGCCGACCAGTGGCTGCCGGTCATCCACGGAAACTACGTCGTCTGGTACGACAACCGCGGAGGAAGCACCGACATCTGCCTCTACGACATCAGCGCCAAGAAAGAGAAGGGCATGATCGGCTGCAACCCTGAACTCGGCACCGACACGACCAAGTTCAAGCCCGCGCTCTCGGACGATTACGTCTCCTGGGAAGAGGTGGGCTCGGGGCTCCGGCTCTACGAGATCGCCACGGGAACAAAGCGGACGGTCTCGTCAAGCAGCATGCCCCAGTCGTGGCCCTCGATAGCCGGGGACCTCATCGCCTGGGAGGACTACCGGTGGGGAGCGGCATGGCAGTCCGCGATCTACCTCAAGGACCTCAGCACCGGGAGCGAGCGCCAGCTGACGACGCTGAGCGCCGAACAGGTCTCGCCGGCACTCAGCGGGAGCATCATCGCCTGGGAGGACAAGCGCGATGGGCAGTGGAGCATCTACATGTATGACCTCGCAGACCTCCCCGGCGGCGAGGAGATGTCGGTGCCCACCGCCGGCGGCGAGCAGATCTACCCGGCCGTCAGCGGCAACACGATCGTCTGGCAGAAGAACCGGGGCGACTTCGCGAACATCTGCATCTACACCTACGTCGCCGACGAGCCCGTACAGATCGTCACCAGGATCGAGGTTGAGCCCTCCACGACCGTCATGGAGATCGGCGAGGAGTTCAAGTTCAACGCGACCTGTTACGACCAGGACGACAACGCCATGCCCGACCTGAAGGTCACCTGGGCCTGCAGCAACGCCACGGTCGGGTTCATCGACCCCGGCGGCTACTTCCTCGCTTCCGCCGCAGGCATCGCGACCATCACCGCATCGACGGCCGGGGTCTCCGCACAGGCGACCGTCATCGTCGACGCCCCCGAGCAGATCCTCACGACCGTCGAGATCGCGCCGTCCACGGCCACCGTCGCGGTCGGCACGACACGAGAGTTCGCCGTCGCCTGCTACGACCAGTCCGGCAACCTCATGACCGGCGTCCCGGTCGCCTGGGCGAGCAGCAACACGACCGTCGGCACGGTCAATGAGAGCGGCACGTTCACCGCCCTCGCCGAAGGCACGGCCGATCTCACCGCAACGGCAGGCGGACTCTCTGCAACGGCAGCCGTCACGGTCATCGCCCCGGCGTCCCCGGTCCTGACCGGGATTGAGGTCGCACCGGCCACGGCCACCGTCGAGACCGGCGAGACGCTGGCCTTCACCGCAACCGCCCTCGACCAGTTCGGCACCGCCATGAGCGGGGTTCCCATCACCTGGGCGAGCGGTAACGAGACCGTCGGGACCATCGATGCCGCCGGCACCTTCACCGCACGTGCCGTGGGCACGACGACCGTCACCGCCTCGGCGGGCGGCGTCACCGGGACCGCGACCGTGACCGTCGCCGCCGAAGCGCCGGTCGCCGCGAGCATCACCGTCGCACCCGCCGCGGCCACGCTTGCCGTGAACGACCACCAGCAGTTCATCGCGACCGTCCTCGACCAGTTCGGCAACGAACTGCCGGGACCCGCAGTCACCTGGACGAGCAGCAACGGGACCGTCGGCACGATCAGCACGGACGGAATCTTCACCGCACTCGCCGCGGGCACCGCGACCGTCACCGCCTCGGCGGGCGGCGTCGCCGGAACGGCAACGGTCTCCGTCGCCGCCGACGAACAGCCGATCGGATTGGTCGCCGTCTCCCCGTCCGCAGTCACCCTGGGCATCGCCGATGCCCGGCAGTTCGAGGCGATCGTCTTTGACCGGGCCGGCAGGATCGTCCCGGACGCTGAGGTCCTCTGGGCGAGCAGCGACGAGGCCGTCGGCACGGTCGGCGCGGACGGAATCTTCACCGCGCTCGCCGCGGGCACCACGGCCGTCACCGCCTCGGTCGACGGCGTCACCGGGACCGCGGCCGTAACGGTCCGCGACGATGCCCCGGCCCTTGCCTCGATCAGCATCGCACCGTCGGCGATCACCCTCGCCGCCGGCGAGACCGAACGCTTCGTCGCCACCGGCTACGACCAGAGCGGCCGTGTTATGCCGGACGTCGGAGTAATCTGGGCCTGCAGCGACGCAGATGTCGGCATGATCGGTGCCGACGGAACCTTCGTCGCGCTCGCCGCGGGCACCGCGACCGTCACCGCCTCGGCAGACGGCGTCACCGGGACCGCGGCCGTAACGGTCGTCAGCCTCGCTCCCGGGCTTGTGGTCTCCCCTGCGGCGATCGCCCTTGATGCCGGGGCTTCGCGGCAGTTCATCGCGACCCTGTATGACCCGGAGGGCAACGAGATGCCCGTCGCTGAAGTGATCTGGTCGTGCAACGATCCGGCCGTCGGCACGATCAACACGGCCGGGTTCTTCACCGCCGCCGGTGAGGGGACCGCGACCGTCACCGCCCTGGTCGAAGAGACCGGCGAGACCGGAACCGCGACCGTGACCGTGCGGCCGGTGCTCCCGGCGCCCGGCCGGATCGTGGTCAGCCCCTCCGACCTCACCATCGCCGCCGGCAACAGCGTGGCGCTCACCGCCACGGTCTTCGATCCGGACGGCAACGTCGTCGCAGACCCCGGGATTGCCTGGTCGTGCGACGACGAGAATGTCGGCACGATCGGTGCGGACGGAGTCTTTACCGCCCTCGCGGCAGGGACCGCCACCGTCACCGCCTCGGCCGGCGGGATCTCGGGCATCGCCTGCGTGACCGTCGAGCCTTCCTTCTCCGTCCCGGCCTGCATCGAGGTCGCACCGGCCTCGGCCACGCTCAAGCCGGGGGAGAGCCGGGCGTTCATCGCCACGGTCTTTGACCAGTGCGACGACGAGATGGACTGGGTCAGGGTCGCATGGTCGTGCTCCAACCCGCAGGTCGGCACGATCGACCGGAACGGCCTCTTCACGGCCGTTGCAGAGGGCACCGCAACCGTGAAAGCCTCGATAGGCAGCGTGGAGAGGACGGTGGCGGTCACCGTCGCCGGAGGCTCCACGCCGGGCGGCTCTTCGGGCTCGTCGAGAGGCAGCGGCGGCAGCAGCAGGCCCACCTTCGATGCGGGGACGTGCGAGAACCTGAGGAACGGCGAGACGTTCACGTTCTCGGGCATCGCCACCTCGTCGGTAGACAGCGTCTCCGTCACGGCGTCCGGCACCATCCCGAGGCTGATGCTGACCGTGAAGGGTGCAGGCTCACCCTCCGGGGCGCAGCCTCCTGCCGGCGAGATCTTCGAGTACGTCGAGATCACCCTCAACTGGGCAAACCCGCAGGACGTCAGCAGCGCGACCGTGGCCTTCACCATCCCGGCCGCGTGGCTTGAGGCGCACGGCATGGCCCCTGAGGACGTCGTGCTCATGCGCTGCGTCAACGGCGAATGGCAGAGCCTGGAGACCGAGGTCATCGGCGAGGGCAACGGGAACTACCGGTTCCGGGCAACCACGCCCGGCTTCTCCACCTTCGCCATCGTCGCGGCGCCGGTGAACGCGACCCCGACCGAAGAGCCGGTCCCCACGGTCACGGAGGAGCCGAACGTCACCGTCACCGAGACCGGGAACGTGACCGAAGAGGCGACGCCGGAGACGACCGCCGTGCCGACGACGGCACCGGCGGCACCGCTCGTCTACGCGCCCTTCCTCGCTCCGCTGGCCTTCCTCCTCTGGGCGAGAAGGAAGAACTAACCCATCTTTTTTTTGACGCCGCACCGCAGGCGTCTCTCCTGGATGCCGCTCGCAGAGACGGGAGGCGCCGGTTGCCGAAAATTCAGGCGCTGCAGAAAGGAGAGAGACCGCACGGAGAAGAAGAAGAGGAGGAGAGGGGTAACCCCGCTCTCCGCATCACTCCACGATGAAATCGCCGTTCATGGAGGGGTGCACGTCGCACCGGAAGTAGTAGGTCCCGGCCTCGGAGGGGGCCGTGAAGGTGTAGGTGACCTCGTCCGGTCCGGTGATGACCTCGCCGACGAAGATTTCTTCGCTCGCCGAGGAGTCCATGTAGACAGCGACGTTGTGGGGGATGCCGTCGTCCAGGTTCTCAAAGACCATCGTCACGTTCGCTCCCGCCGGCACCGTGATGGCATCCGTATCGAAGGCCATGTCGTCGGCGGTGACGTTCACCGTCACGGCAGCCCCGGCCGTCGGGGTCGGGGTCGGGGTCACGTTCGCCGTCGCCGGCGGAGTCACGTTCCCGGTCGGGACCGGGGTGACGTTCATCGTCGGAGCCGGAGTGACGTTCCCGGTCGGGGTCGGCGTGGGGCCGGCGGCGGCGGGCGCCACAATCTTCCAGACCCTGCCGGTGCTGGTGGTGTTGTCGGGACCGCCCACGTCGTTCGTCAGCACGTAGAGCTCGCCGTCGGCGTCCTCACCGAACCCGCGCAGGAACATGCCGAGGTTCTCCTGGCCGGTGATGTTCACCGTCCGGGTCTCCCACATGGCGTTCTGCTCGGCCGTCAGGTTCCCGGCGGACTGCGGCAGTTCTCCCTCAGCCCACCCCTCAGGAGGCGTGGCGACGAGGAGGGTGCCGTTGCCCACCGTCCGGCTGTCGCTCCAGTAGCCGAAGACGTAGCTGCCCTCGAGCTCCGGGACCGCGGTGCCGCGGTAGACGTTGCCGCCGACGACGACGATGCCGAGGTCACGGCCGCCCTCGAAGATAGGCCCGATCAGCGGCTCTCCCAGGTATCCGGTGACGTTGCAGGACTCAGGCGGCTCCGTGGGGTTGTCGGGGTCGAAGCAGTGCGTGCCCTCGCGGATGTTCCAGCCGTAGTTGCCTCCGGCATAGATGACGTCCACCTCCTCAAAGAGGTTCTGGCCCGCGTCCGCGACGAAGAGCGCGTTGTTGCCGCCGGAATCAAAGGACATGTAGGCCGGGTTCCGGAGCCCGTAGGCGTAGATCTCGGGCGGGACGGAATCGTAGGCGTAGGCGTCGAGGATCTCGGTCTGGTTCTCCGCGAACGGGTTGTCGTCGGGTATACCGTAGAGGCTGCCGGCAAACGTCGTCCACGTCGGCTCGGGCGGGTTCTCCGTCAGGTTGACGGCTGCATCATCGGTCTGGTTCCCCATAGGGGTCACGTTCTGCGGAGCCGTCACGTTCCCGTCGGTGACGTTGTCCACATCGATCCGGAGGATCTTGCCGTAGATCTTCGTGAGGTCCTGGCCGTTCCCGATACCGGTGGTATGGGCTATCCCGACGTCGTTCGCCCTTCCGGCATCGCCGAGCGCCACGTAGAGGTAACCGTCGGCGGGACCGAAGGCGATCGGGCCGCCGTTGTGGTTATGGTAGGGCTTGTCGATGTACATCAGCACCTTCTCGGAGGTCACGTTCACCCGGTTCGGGTCTTGTGGGTCGACCTCAAACTCGGAGATATGGTTCGTGCAGTTCCAGTCCTCGGCGGCTTCCTCGCGCAGGGGTGCGCTGTAGAACGCGTAGACCTTCCCGTTCTCCGAGAAGTTCGGGTGGAACGTAAAGCCGAGGAGGCCGCGCTCGTCGTAGGTCGGGCGGAGCTCGACCATCTCCTCCCGGAGGTCCAGGAACGGCTCGGGGAGCGTGGTCCCGTTCGCGTCGACGACGTTCACGACGCCGATCTGGTCCACGACGAAGATCCGCCCGGTCCCGTCGTCGGGGGCCGCGACCGCGAGGGGCGCGGTGAAGTTCCCGGCCACGAGTTCAAGGCCGATCTCGGCCGTAACATTCGAGACCGTCAGGTTCGTCAGGGGCGTGCCGTTCTCAAGTATCGCGGCGAGCGGAGATTCCGCGTTCGTGAGGTCCGTCGCGTTGCCGCTCATGTTCTCCATGCCTTCGATCGTCTGGTTTGAACTCTCGTTGATATCGCTGAGATTGCTCGATCCCACCACCTGTGCGCCCGCACCCACGACGAGTGCGAGGACCAGGAGGAGGGATGCTATGACAGGGGTAATGTTCGTCATGCAGGGCAGGACAGGGCATCCGGGTTGATAACAGTTGTGCCGGGATCGCCCACCCTCATGCTCACCCGTACTTCGGGCAGAGCGGGTCCCCGCCGTCGGGGTCGCCGCTCCTGACATAGGCCCGGACCCTGCACCCCGCCCCGCAGATCTCCTGCCGGCCGCAGGCGCTCGACGGACCTGGCGGGCACGCCCCGGCGGTCCGGAACGCCCTGAGTGCCGGGTTCTCCGGGTCGCTCCAGATCTCCGCAAACGCCCGGTCCCTGACGTTGCCCGCGAGAAACTCCGGGGACTGCGCGAACTGGCAGGGGTAGACGTTCCCGGAGGGGTCGATGTTCGCCACCCGCCTTCCGGCGCTGCACCCGCCCGTGCGGGCAAGGATCCGGTATGCCCGGTCGTAGGCCGGGTTGCCGTCCGCCTCGAGCCTTGCGAGCAGGTAGGCGCCGTCCTGTGGGGCGTCGACGGTCAGGAACTCCATGACCGCAGGATCGGTCCGGATGGTCTCACGGTAGATCCGGTCGAGCACCGCCTGCACCTCCGCGGGCCCGACCTGGAGATCGGCGTGGACGTCGCTTGCCCGCCCGCTCGGGACGAGCCAGTAGACGCAGAACCGGTGCACCCCGACCTCCCGGGCAAGCGCGATCAGACGCCCGAGCTCGCCGTGGTTCCTCTTCGTGACCGTGAACCGGACGCCGCACCGGAGGCCCGCGGCGATACAGTTCTCTAGCGCCTGCACCGAGCGGTCGAAACTCCCCGGTACGCCCCGGAACGGGTCGTGGGTCGCCGCCGTCGCGCCGTCGAGCGAGATCCCGGCATACCCGATCCCGACGTCCCGGAGCCTCCGGGCGACCTCGGGGGTGATCAGGGTCCCGTTGGTGCTCAGGGCCGTCCGGAGCCCGCGCTCGCGGGCGTGGGCCGCAAGGGTC
This portion of the Methanoculleus caldifontis genome encodes:
- a CDS encoding flavodoxin family protein; the protein is MKVLVIMGSPRKGNTYRAAQRIEETMRSLGDVEFEYLMLRDVGLEPCRGCMACFEWGEERCPVRDDAPAVGQKLHDADGVIFASPVYGLAVTALMKTFIDRFSYVFHRPRFFDKKALLLVTSGAVGEKDVVDYLDSVASIWGFDVASSAGIVTNPNITPGQARANDQILDDAAREFYRALAEGRERRPGLRSVIIFHAQRASFDELADSAPTDHAYWKEQGWLDAGARYYTDAPVNPLYDVIGRIVERVLRRRIRRDLAAMR
- a CDS encoding Ig-like domain-containing protein, yielding MTKHTHLALLCAVIVLGLLIPPALAVGTAPGTPREYVLPGGQEHPSIDGDMVVFERSLLNGPKDIYCMSTSGTGLRPITNDNVPQERPSISGDYVVWQENRNGNWDIYLYSFSKDETLQLTDSPADQWLPVIHGNYVVWYDNRGGSTDICLYDISAKKEKGMIGCNPELGTDTTKFKPALSDDYVSWEEVGSGLRLYEIATGTKRTVSSSSMPQSWPSIAGDLIAWEDYRWGAAWQSAIYLKDLSTGSERQLTTLSAEQVSPALSGSIIAWEDKRDGQWSIYMYDLADLPGGEEMSVPTAGGEQIYPAVSGNTIVWQKNRGDFANICIYTYVADEPVQIVTRIEVEPSTTVMEIGEEFKFNATCYDQDDNAMPDLKVTWACSNATVGFIDPGGYFLASAAGIATITASTAGVSAQATVIVDAPEQILTTVEIAPSTATVAVGTTREFAVACYDQSGNLMTGVPVAWASSNTTVGTVNESGTFTALAEGTADLTATAGGLSATAAVTVIAPASPVLTGIEVAPATATVETGETLAFTATALDQFGTAMSGVPITWASGNETVGTIDAAGTFTARAVGTTTVTASAGGVTGTATVTVAAEAPVAASITVAPAAATLAVNDHQQFIATVLDQFGNELPGPAVTWTSSNGTVGTISTDGIFTALAAGTATVTASAGGVAGTATVSVAADEQPIGLVAVSPSAVTLGIADARQFEAIVFDRAGRIVPDAEVLWASSDEAVGTVGADGIFTALAAGTTAVTASVDGVTGTAAVTVRDDAPALASISIAPSAITLAAGETERFVATGYDQSGRVMPDVGVIWACSDADVGMIGADGTFVALAAGTATVTASADGVTGTAAVTVVSLAPGLVVSPAAIALDAGASRQFIATLYDPEGNEMPVAEVIWSCNDPAVGTINTAGFFTAAGEGTATVTALVEETGETGTATVTVRPVLPAPGRIVVSPSDLTIAAGNSVALTATVFDPDGNVVADPGIAWSCDDENVGTIGADGVFTALAAGTATVTASAGGISGIACVTVEPSFSVPACIEVAPASATLKPGESRAFIATVFDQCDDEMDWVRVAWSCSNPQVGTIDRNGLFTAVAEGTATVKASIGSVERTVAVTVAGGSTPGGSSGSSRGSGGSSRPTFDAGTCENLRNGETFTFSGIATSSVDSVSVTASGTIPRLMLTVKGAGSPSGAQPPAGEIFEYVEITLNWANPQDVSSATVAFTIPAAWLEAHGMAPEDVVLMRCVNGEWQSLETEVIGEGNGNYRFRATTPGFSTFAIVAAPVNATPTEEPVPTVTEEPNVTVTETGNVTEEATPETTAVPTTAPAAPLVYAPFLAPLAFLLWARRKN
- a CDS encoding PQQ-dependent sugar dehydrogenase, producing the protein MTNITPVIASLLLVLALVVGAGAQVVGSSNLSDINESSNQTIEGMENMSGNATDLTNAESPLAAILENGTPLTNLTVSNVTAEIGLELVAGNFTAPLAVAAPDDGTGRIFVVDQIGVVNVVDANGTTLPEPFLDLREEMVELRPTYDERGLLGFTFHPNFSENGKVYAFYSAPLREEAAEDWNCTNHISEFEVDPQDPNRVNVTSEKVLMYIDKPYHNHNGGPIAFGPADGYLYVALGDAGRANDVGIAHTTGIGNGQDLTKIYGKILRIDVDNVTDGNVTAPQNVTPMGNQTDDAAVNLTENPPEPTWTTFAGSLYGIPDDNPFAENQTEILDAYAYDSVPPEIYAYGLRNPAYMSFDSGGNNALFVADAGQNLFEEVDVIYAGGNYGWNIREGTHCFDPDNPTEPPESCNVTGYLGEPLIGPIFEGGRDLGIVVVGGNVYRGTAVPELEGSYVFGYWSDSRTVGNGTLLVATPPEGWAEGELPQSAGNLTAEQNAMWETRTVNITGQENLGMFLRGFGEDADGELYVLTNDVGGPDNTTSTGRVWKIVAPAAAGPTPTPTGNVTPAPTMNVTPVPTGNVTPPATANVTPTPTPTAGAAVTVNVTADDMAFDTDAITVPAGANVTMVFENLDDGIPHNVAVYMDSSASEEIFVGEVITGPDEVTYTFTAPSEAGTYYFRCDVHPSMNGDFIVE
- a CDS encoding radical SAM/SPASM domain-containing protein → MIRFTYLIHGEAPVSGRAAPQSALALAESRPGPVVFWNMTNGCNLACTHCYLRSGPGRKREDELTTDEATALIDDLARAGVPLLLLSGGEPLVREDFWTLAAHARERGLRTALSTNGTLITPEVARRLRDVGIGYAGISLDGATAATHDPFRGVPGSFDRSVQALENCIAAGLRCGVRFTVTKRNHGELGRLIALAREVGVHRFCVYWLVPSGRASDVHADLQVGPAEVQAVLDRIYRETIRTDPAVMEFLTVDAPQDGAYLLARLEADGNPAYDRAYRILARTGGCSAGRRVANIDPSGNVYPCQFAQSPEFLAGNVRDRAFAEIWSDPENPALRAFRTAGACPPGPSSACGRQEICGAGCRVRAYVRSGDPDGGDPLCPKYG